A part of Rattus norvegicus strain BN/NHsdMcwi chromosome 4, GRCr8, whole genome shotgun sequence genomic DNA contains:
- the Vom1r77 gene encoding vomeronasal type-1 receptor 90 codes for MSSFKNILYFQAGLGILANSSLLCIYIFLILGHRPKPTDLVSCQLTFIHIMMFLTGGDIFLTDIFESLNIDNDFKCKATFYISRVMRGLSICTICLLSVFQAVTISPSTSLLAKFKQKLKKYMIHVFFCIWSFSLSYSGSWIYYVRGFTNVSEIDQMQVTKSCTLLRMSSIIRIFIFTVTTSRDVLLVGVMLSTSAYMVIILYRHQRQCKHLHSIRTLRASPEKRATRTILLLVIFFVVMYWVDFIISTTSVLLWMYDPFVLSVQKFVVYAYPTISPLVQISSDNRITIMLKLMHSKHHKRFVKK; via the coding sequence ATGTCCTCATTCAAGAATATCCTTTATTTCCAGGCTGGACTTGGAATCTTAGCAAATTCATCTCTTCTTTGCATCTACATTTTTCTAATCCTAGGTCACAGACCTAAGCCCACAGACTTGGTCTCCTGCCAACTGACCTTCATTCACATAATGATGTTCCTCACTGGAGGGGACATTTTCCTTACAGATATATTTGAGTCATTGAACATTGATAATGACTTCAAATGTAAGGCAACCTTTTACATAAGCAGGGTGATGAGAGGGCTCTCTATCTGTActatctgcctcctgagtgtgttcCAGGCTGTCACTATCAGTCCCAGTACGTCGTTGTTGGCAAAGtttaaacaaaaactaaaaaaatatatgatccatgttttcttctgtatttggTCTTTCAGTTTGTCCTATAGTGGTAGCTGGATCTATTATGTTCGTGGCTTTACTAATGTGAGTGAAATTGACCAGATGCAGGTTACTAAATCCTGCACACTCCTCCGCATGAGCTCCATCatcagaatatttatttttacagtgaCAACCTCTAGAGATGTGCTTCTTGTAGGAGTCATGCTGTCCACAAGTGCATACATGGTGATTATCTTGTACAGACATCAGAGGCAATGCAAGCATCTTCATAGCATCAGAACCCTAAGAGCATCCCCTGAGAAAAGAGCCACCCGGACCATCTTGCTGCTGGTAATTTTCTTTGTGGTTATGTACTGGgtggacttcatcatctcaactACATCAGTCCTGCTGTGGATGTATGACCCATTCGTTCTCAGTGTTCAGAAGTTTGTGGTGTATGCCTATCCAACAATTAGTCCTTTAGTACAAATCAGTTCTGATAACAGAATAACCATTATGCTGAAACTCATGCACTCAAAGCACCATAAGAGgtttgttaaaaaataa